The following coding sequences are from one Arthrobacter sp. PvP023 window:
- a CDS encoding TetR/AcrR family transcriptional regulator C-terminal domain-containing protein, whose amino-acid sequence MPAPQDTDSRRRLNREEVLKTALELVDSEGLEALSMRRLGQALDRDPMGLYRYAANRADLLDGITELVLNELAIFPTDPDWQAQLRRIAHDLRLLALRHPNVVPLLVTRPLSTPLGLRPLGTLRPLEQILGLLIEAGFEPNDALHVYRAYYGFLYGHILNELQEFIVDPEENVALLRLGLHRLPARDFPHLRELAPVLADYDGEAELDEGISILLSGLAKRLTGGE is encoded by the coding sequence ATGCCAGCCCCGCAGGATACCGATTCCAGAAGAAGGCTGAACCGGGAGGAAGTCCTCAAGACAGCGCTCGAGCTGGTGGACTCCGAAGGGCTCGAGGCCCTGAGCATGCGGCGGCTGGGCCAGGCCCTGGACCGGGACCCGATGGGCCTGTATCGCTACGCCGCCAACCGTGCCGACCTCCTGGACGGCATTACCGAACTCGTCCTCAATGAGCTGGCGATCTTCCCGACCGACCCTGACTGGCAGGCCCAGCTGCGCCGGATTGCCCACGACCTCCGGCTCCTGGCGCTCCGGCACCCGAACGTTGTGCCGCTGCTGGTGACGCGCCCGCTGTCCACGCCGCTGGGTCTCCGGCCGCTGGGGACGCTTCGGCCATTGGAGCAGATCCTCGGACTGCTCATCGAGGCGGGCTTCGAGCCGAACGACGCCCTCCACGTTTACCGCGCGTATTACGGATTCCTCTACGGCCACATCCTGAACGAACTTCAGGAGTTCATTGTGGACCCGGAAGAAAACGTGGCCCTGCTCCGGCTAGGCCTCCACCGGCTCCCGGCGCGGGACTTCCCCCACCTGCGCGAGCTCGCACCGGTGCTGGCGGACTACGACGGAGAGGCGGAACTGGACGAGGGCATCAGCATCCTGCTCTCCGGGCTCGCCAAGAGACTGACGGGCGGGGAGTAG
- a CDS encoding GAF and ANTAR domain-containing protein produces the protein MANSPEHERVLELQDLIVGTQNVAEFLERLSVMAAGALSRDTSGTIECGVTLKRRRRTFTVAGSSPKAVLLDEIEQRIGDGPCIEALRVKEPVLLADVDKDPRWPEYRKALADEGCRATLGVPLELGEDAAAALNFFAFESGVFTAPVIREAVEFADLAGGAVRLSVKLGTAQSLADDLAAAMESRTSIDLACGVIMGQNRCTQAEAMAILTKVSSNRNQKLRTVAEEMLANLAGGDVRTHFDA, from the coding sequence ATGGCCAACTCTCCCGAGCACGAACGCGTCCTGGAACTTCAGGACCTTATTGTCGGCACCCAGAATGTTGCCGAGTTCCTGGAGCGGCTGTCCGTCATGGCGGCAGGTGCGCTGAGCCGTGACACCTCCGGCACCATCGAGTGCGGCGTCACGCTGAAGCGGCGGCGCCGGACCTTTACCGTGGCCGGGAGCAGCCCGAAGGCGGTCCTCCTGGATGAGATCGAACAGCGCATCGGGGACGGTCCGTGCATCGAGGCGCTCAGGGTCAAGGAGCCGGTGCTGCTGGCCGACGTGGACAAGGATCCGCGCTGGCCGGAATACCGGAAAGCGCTGGCGGATGAGGGCTGCCGGGCCACCCTGGGTGTTCCGCTGGAGCTCGGCGAGGATGCGGCCGCGGCGCTGAACTTCTTCGCGTTCGAGTCAGGCGTCTTCACCGCTCCCGTCATCCGGGAGGCCGTGGAGTTTGCGGATCTCGCCGGCGGTGCCGTGCGCCTGTCGGTGAAGCTGGGCACGGCGCAGTCACTGGCGGATGACCTTGCCGCCGCGATGGAGAGCCGCACGTCCATCGACCTGGCGTGCGGTGTGATCATGGGCCAGAACCGCTGCACCCAGGCCGAGGCGATGGCCATCCTCACCAAGGTGTCCAGCAACCGCAACCAGAAGCTGCGCACGGTGGCCGAGGAGATGCTGGCCAACCTCGCCGGCGGCGACGTCCGGACCCACTTCGACGCCTAG
- a CDS encoding MinD/ParA family protein, whose product MPESADKNARATAKNAGQPQTRRRRDLRRPAGASSDARTGTMPAAATPNNSRTAPTRRSSWAEAAAVADAQAQAEATPEAPAAAPAPVPASVPASVPAQPADQPAVQPAARPATSRRGAVPAEPSAPPSNVSRQAAKLAAADAPISDFITPPGSFVREQKPRPRGGFRGALYAMTGGAINLGPGPRQREEDELGRRISRQLQGSYNTAVLSLKGGIGKTSTTVGVGLTLAEFRGDAPCAIDANPDSGDLVERALGEGIYQQSSPRTITDLLKNIESVDSLTALARYMHHAGRLHLIAGEQDPEVSDSLTAEEYLRIRKLISGYYSVALTDCGTGVTHNAMSGILQSADNLVIAAGYAVSGAKRARSTLQWLASHGYEDLARNAIVVITDKDEVSSRVDKDAIEEHLSGICRQLIAVPHDRGVADGDLVTLDVLKPETRRAYKEIAAAIVDGYV is encoded by the coding sequence ATGCCCGAATCGGCCGATAAGAACGCACGCGCCACTGCAAAGAATGCAGGGCAGCCCCAGACGCGCCGCCGCCGCGACCTCCGTCGCCCGGCTGGTGCATCTTCGGATGCCCGGACAGGAACCATGCCCGCCGCTGCCACCCCGAACAACAGCCGCACCGCGCCCACCCGGCGGAGTTCCTGGGCCGAAGCGGCAGCCGTCGCCGACGCGCAGGCTCAAGCGGAAGCAACTCCCGAGGCTCCCGCGGCAGCTCCCGCCCCGGTGCCGGCCTCCGTTCCTGCCTCGGTTCCCGCGCAGCCGGCGGACCAGCCGGCCGTGCAGCCCGCGGCGCGGCCGGCCACCTCCCGCAGGGGTGCCGTCCCCGCGGAACCCAGCGCGCCGCCGTCGAACGTTTCCCGCCAGGCCGCCAAACTGGCCGCAGCGGACGCGCCCATCTCCGACTTCATCACCCCGCCAGGTTCCTTTGTCCGCGAACAGAAGCCGCGCCCCCGCGGCGGCTTCCGCGGCGCCCTCTACGCCATGACCGGCGGGGCCATCAACCTGGGCCCCGGCCCCCGGCAGCGCGAAGAGGACGAGCTGGGCCGGCGCATCTCCCGCCAGCTGCAGGGCAGCTACAACACCGCAGTGCTCAGCCTCAAGGGCGGCATCGGCAAGACCTCCACCACCGTGGGCGTGGGCCTGACCCTCGCCGAATTCCGCGGCGACGCCCCCTGCGCCATCGACGCCAACCCGGACTCGGGCGACCTCGTGGAGCGCGCACTGGGCGAAGGCATCTACCAGCAGTCCAGCCCGCGCACCATCACGGACCTGCTCAAGAACATCGAATCCGTTGATTCCCTGACGGCGCTGGCCCGCTACATGCACCACGCCGGCCGCCTGCACCTGATCGCGGGGGAGCAGGACCCGGAAGTGTCCGACTCGCTCACTGCCGAGGAATACCTCCGCATCCGCAAGCTGATCTCCGGCTACTACTCCGTGGCCCTGACCGACTGCGGCACCGGCGTGACGCACAATGCGATGAGCGGGATCCTGCAGTCCGCGGACAACCTGGTGATCGCCGCCGGGTACGCGGTGAGCGGCGCCAAGCGCGCCCGCAGCACCCTGCAGTGGCTCGCCAGCCACGGCTACGAGGACCTGGCCCGCAACGCCATCGTGGTGATCACGGACAAGGACGAGGTCTCCTCCCGCGTGGACAAGGACGCCATCGAGGAACACCTCTCCGGCATCTGCCGGCAGCTGATCGCCGTTCCCCACGACCGCGGAGTGGCCGACGGCGACCTGGTCACCCTGGATGTGCTCAAGCCGGAGACGCGGCGCGCCTACAAGGAAATCGCGGCCGCGATTGTGGACGGGTACGTTTAG
- a CDS encoding GAF and ANTAR domain-containing protein, with protein MPRHLPLDEITFTLARVKGLLLTQEKVERAVQLLAEGVRDAFPGCSGAGVSLVDEEGGLSSAGPTDTVVVNADAAQYELGQGPCLHSWESQRTVLVNDAGTDDRWPLWSKAARDLSIKSVISSPLVVASRCLGSLKVYSPQPGAFDDAAARSLEKFAVPAATLLDHIQGSDTPRRFTEVVTAALHSRDTTHRAQGILMQRHGYGPERALEELMHLSRSSKQSLVSVSAEILRICARQGPVGPSWQ; from the coding sequence ATGCCACGGCATCTCCCCCTCGATGAAATCACGTTCACACTCGCCCGCGTCAAGGGCCTGCTCCTGACCCAGGAGAAGGTGGAGCGCGCCGTGCAGCTGCTCGCCGAGGGTGTCCGCGACGCTTTCCCGGGATGCTCCGGCGCGGGCGTGTCTTTGGTGGACGAAGAAGGCGGCCTGTCCAGCGCAGGGCCCACGGACACTGTGGTGGTCAATGCGGACGCGGCGCAGTACGAGCTCGGCCAGGGACCCTGCCTGCACTCCTGGGAGTCCCAACGCACCGTCCTGGTCAACGACGCCGGAACCGATGACCGCTGGCCCCTCTGGTCCAAGGCCGCCAGGGATCTCTCCATAAAGTCCGTGATCAGCTCGCCCCTCGTGGTCGCCAGCAGGTGCCTGGGGTCTTTGAAGGTCTACTCACCGCAGCCCGGAGCCTTCGACGATGCCGCAGCCCGCTCCCTGGAAAAATTCGCCGTTCCCGCCGCCACGCTGCTGGACCACATCCAAGGTTCTGACACCCCGCGCCGCTTCACGGAAGTGGTTACTGCGGCCCTGCACAGCCGGGATACCACCCACCGCGCCCAGGGGATCCTGATGCAGCGGCACGGATACGGCCCGGAGCGCGCCCTTGAGGAACTGATGCATCTGTCCAGGTCCAGCAAGCAGTCACTTGTCAGCGTCAGTGCGGAAATCCTCAGGATCTGTGCACGCCAAGGGCCGGTGGGCCCTTCCTGGCAGTAG
- a CDS encoding GAF and ANTAR domain-containing protein, translating to MTSKSASTREPVEGPPAASGGLAGRLSDLARDLQQEQDTEAILTSIVHAALELVPHVAEASISLVTGRRTIESRAASGELPVKIDALQSEMGQGPCLEAAYDERVVRVPDMGKDKRWPGFAKAAYDLGARSMLSIQLFVEGDKLGALNLYGQDVNVFDDESEQIALLVAAHAAIAFSDAKEIAQLTQALDTRDLIGQAKGILMERFKITPQQAFLVLTKASSESNMKLRDVAAHLANSGEILTRRK from the coding sequence ATGACATCGAAGTCCGCCAGCACGCGTGAACCTGTCGAAGGGCCACCGGCGGCCAGCGGCGGGCTGGCTGGCCGGCTCAGCGATCTTGCCCGGGACCTGCAGCAGGAACAGGACACCGAAGCGATCCTGACGAGCATTGTCCACGCCGCCCTGGAACTGGTCCCGCACGTCGCGGAGGCCTCCATCAGCCTGGTGACCGGCCGCCGCACGATCGAGTCCCGGGCTGCCTCGGGCGAACTTCCGGTCAAAATAGACGCGCTCCAAAGTGAGATGGGACAGGGTCCCTGCCTGGAGGCAGCCTATGACGAACGCGTCGTGCGGGTTCCCGACATGGGCAAGGACAAACGGTGGCCCGGCTTCGCGAAGGCGGCCTACGACCTTGGCGCCCGCAGCATGCTCTCCATCCAGCTCTTCGTGGAGGGGGACAAACTGGGCGCCTTGAACCTTTACGGCCAGGACGTGAACGTCTTCGACGACGAATCGGAACAGATCGCACTGCTCGTGGCTGCCCACGCTGCCATCGCGTTCTCCGACGCCAAGGAAATCGCGCAGCTGACCCAGGCCCTGGACACCCGGGACCTGATTGGCCAGGCCAAGGGGATCCTGATGGAGAGGTTCAAAATCACGCCCCAACAGGCCTTCCTGGTGCTGACCAAGGCGAGCTCGGAATCGAACATGAAGCTCAGGGACGTGGCCGCACACCTCGCCAACAGCGGGGAGATTCTCACCCGCCGGAAGTGA
- a CDS encoding MFS transporter: MTSAQATKAFSLRSIAVPAFGPALLFCIGEGAVLPVVALSARDLGASVAVAALIVTLIGLGSWFFNLPASLITLKFGERWSIVGAAAAGALALTAAALSSVIPDGLWLLAAAMVVVGMAASVFSLARQKYLTEAVPVAFRARALSTLGGVSRIGIFIGPFVGAGVMQFAGISGAYWVGVAAMAAAAVLSVTIPDLPPAPGSADGNRGPEPTMRGIARSHAGVFLTVGAGILLLSALRASRQVVIPLWADNLGMDATHASLIYGLSGAIDMLVFYPAGKLMDRKGRQWVAIPSTVIMGTALMLIPLTGSFVGLLLAALLIGFGNGISSGLIMTLGADFSPDRGRGQFLGLWRFIADAGATGGPVLLSGVTAAISLGAGVWATGVLGFAAAVVFAITIPRLKHRRNY, translated from the coding sequence ATGACCTCCGCACAAGCAACCAAAGCCTTCAGCCTCCGCAGCATTGCCGTCCCCGCGTTCGGACCGGCGCTGCTGTTCTGCATCGGCGAAGGGGCGGTGCTTCCGGTGGTGGCGCTTTCCGCCCGCGACCTCGGCGCCTCCGTGGCGGTGGCCGCGCTGATCGTCACGCTGATCGGCCTGGGGTCATGGTTCTTCAACCTGCCGGCCTCCCTGATCACCCTGAAATTCGGCGAACGCTGGTCCATCGTCGGCGCCGCCGCGGCCGGTGCCCTGGCGCTGACGGCGGCAGCGCTGTCCTCGGTGATTCCCGACGGCCTGTGGCTGCTCGCCGCGGCGATGGTCGTCGTCGGGATGGCCGCCAGCGTCTTCAGCCTGGCCCGGCAGAAATACCTGACCGAGGCCGTTCCCGTCGCCTTCCGCGCCCGCGCCCTGTCCACGCTGGGCGGCGTGAGCAGGATCGGCATCTTCATCGGACCTTTCGTAGGCGCCGGCGTGATGCAGTTTGCCGGGATCAGCGGCGCGTACTGGGTGGGCGTTGCGGCCATGGCGGCGGCCGCCGTCCTGTCCGTCACCATCCCGGACCTGCCGCCCGCGCCGGGTTCCGCCGACGGGAACCGCGGACCGGAACCCACCATGCGCGGCATCGCCAGGTCCCACGCGGGGGTGTTCCTCACCGTGGGCGCCGGGATCCTGCTGCTCAGCGCCCTGCGAGCGTCCCGGCAGGTGGTCATCCCGCTCTGGGCGGACAACCTGGGCATGGACGCCACGCACGCCTCGCTGATCTATGGACTCTCCGGGGCGATCGACATGCTGGTGTTCTACCCGGCCGGCAAGCTCATGGACCGCAAGGGCCGGCAATGGGTGGCCATCCCGTCCACGGTAATCATGGGCACCGCCCTGATGCTCATTCCGCTGACGGGCAGCTTCGTGGGCCTATTGCTGGCGGCCCTGCTGATCGGGTTCGGCAACGGCATCAGCTCCGGCCTCATCATGACCCTCGGCGCCGACTTCTCCCCGGACCGCGGCCGCGGCCAGTTCCTGGGACTCTGGCGCTTCATCGCCGACGCCGGCGCCACCGGCGGCCCGGTCCTCCTCTCCGGCGTCACCGCCGCAATCTCACTCGGGGCCGGCGTTTGGGCCACCGGAGTGCTGGGGTTCGCCGCCGCCGTCGTCTTCGCCATCACGATTCCGCGGCTCAAGCACCGCCGGAACTACTAG
- a CDS encoding putative zinc-binding metallopeptidase: protein MAAEQAKRHLVAELDELGMPIVTRAEDPDGGLAFDLLSSVNEEVVIGHADGVITINLAESDDAYRERMRSQLDEPYRTMLGHFRHEVGHYFETTLVFSDDGRTRGARELFGDDTKDYQAEIDRHYSEDAPADWNEKYISKYATMHPYEDFAESFAHYLHICDTLDTAREFGLISAAPRNASFRAVVETEWLPLSIALNQVNRSMGKADLYPFVLSAPVIDKLEFIHGLRTAAPVG from the coding sequence GTGGCGGCCGAGCAAGCCAAGCGCCACCTTGTCGCCGAACTCGATGAACTCGGCATGCCTATCGTCACCCGCGCGGAGGATCCTGACGGCGGCCTGGCGTTCGACCTCTTGTCGAGTGTCAACGAAGAGGTGGTGATCGGACATGCCGACGGAGTGATTACCATCAACCTGGCCGAGAGCGACGATGCCTATCGCGAAAGAATGCGTTCCCAACTCGATGAACCGTACCGGACGATGCTTGGCCATTTCCGGCACGAAGTGGGGCACTATTTCGAGACCACGCTGGTCTTCAGCGACGACGGTCGGACGCGCGGGGCCAGGGAGCTGTTTGGCGACGACACCAAGGACTACCAGGCGGAGATAGACCGCCATTACAGCGAAGACGCGCCGGCGGACTGGAACGAAAAGTACATTTCGAAGTACGCCACTATGCATCCGTATGAAGACTTTGCGGAGTCGTTCGCCCACTACCTGCACATCTGCGACACCCTCGACACCGCCCGGGAGTTCGGCCTCATTTCAGCCGCTCCCCGGAATGCATCTTTCCGGGCGGTTGTGGAGACGGAGTGGCTTCCGCTCTCAATCGCGCTGAACCAGGTCAACCGCAGCATGGGCAAGGCCGATCTGTACCCCTTCGTACTCTCCGCGCCCGTGATCGACAAGCTTGAGTTCATCCACGGACTGCGCACTGCGGCGCCCGTCGGCTAA
- a CDS encoding DUF1579 family protein — translation MKIVECLAPFTGTWQGHNRMRIMPTDEYQESVSAATVAVTAKDFVTVEYTWAHEGQPQNGLLLLGSGPASRGGPGGEATAAGEAPPSDASSGPGATAVWVDSFHSGPEWLTLSGNIGGDGVVRLTGSYPAPEGPDWGWQIHIEPGDGNGGRITMHNVVPGHDPYQVVEATYRRQA, via the coding sequence ATGAAAATTGTCGAATGTTTGGCGCCGTTCACGGGGACCTGGCAGGGCCACAACCGGATGCGGATCATGCCCACGGACGAGTACCAGGAATCAGTGTCCGCCGCGACGGTGGCGGTGACGGCAAAGGACTTCGTGACCGTCGAGTACACGTGGGCGCACGAGGGCCAGCCGCAGAACGGCCTGCTGCTCCTGGGCTCGGGGCCGGCGTCTCGTGGTGGACCAGGCGGTGAGGCGACGGCGGCGGGCGAGGCACCGCCGTCGGACGCTTCTTCCGGACCAGGCGCCACGGCGGTGTGGGTGGATTCCTTCCACTCCGGGCCGGAGTGGCTCACCCTGTCCGGGAACATCGGCGGCGACGGCGTGGTCCGGCTGACCGGCTCCTATCCCGCCCCGGAGGGACCCGACTGGGGCTGGCAGATCCACATCGAACCCGGCGACGGCAACGGCGGGCGCATCACCATGCACAACGTGGTGCCAGGCCACGATCCGTACCAGGTGGTTGAGGCCACCTACCGCAGGCAGGCCTAG
- a CDS encoding NAD(P)/FAD-dependent oxidoreductase: MDQDMQQFDVVVLGAGQAGLAAGYHLSRTGLRFVILEQAPRIGDVWRARWDSLRLFTPAQRVGLPGLAFLAARNTCPSKDEFADYLEAYARKFSLPVRTGVQVLSVGATGTGFAVTTTGGVLHARNVIAAVGANALPRIPAAAAGLDAGILQLHSSQYRRPADIPDGDVLVVGAGISGAEIALELAATHRTFISGRPTPHVPDPVLRWADPLYWRFIHFVLTTDNPLGRRVSANFHRHGAPLFRISVKDLDRAGVVRLPRFRGAAGGKPAFDDGTSRSVRTVIWATGHKPSLDWIEGLPVTDWGWPITRRGVVQELPGLYFVGMPFQYSLTSGLVGGVGRDAAYVVDGILERTKAGDPTPAK, from the coding sequence ATGGACCAGGACATGCAGCAGTTTGATGTGGTGGTGCTCGGCGCCGGCCAGGCGGGACTTGCCGCCGGCTATCACCTCTCCAGGACGGGACTGCGGTTCGTCATCCTGGAGCAGGCACCGCGGATCGGGGACGTCTGGCGGGCAAGGTGGGATTCCCTCCGCCTCTTCACCCCGGCCCAGCGCGTCGGCCTTCCCGGCCTTGCGTTCCTGGCCGCGCGGAACACGTGCCCTTCCAAGGACGAGTTTGCCGACTATCTCGAGGCGTACGCCCGGAAGTTCAGCCTCCCGGTCCGGACCGGCGTCCAGGTGCTCAGTGTTGGCGCCACGGGGACCGGCTTCGCCGTCACCACCACCGGTGGCGTCCTTCACGCGCGCAACGTGATTGCCGCTGTCGGCGCCAACGCGCTCCCCCGCATTCCGGCTGCGGCCGCCGGCCTGGACGCCGGAATCCTGCAGCTCCACAGCTCCCAGTACCGGCGCCCTGCGGACATCCCGGACGGCGACGTGCTGGTGGTGGGCGCCGGGATCTCCGGTGCAGAGATCGCACTTGAGCTCGCCGCCACCCACCGCACCTTCATTTCCGGCCGCCCCACTCCCCACGTGCCCGATCCCGTGCTGCGCTGGGCCGACCCCCTCTACTGGCGGTTCATCCATTTCGTCCTGACAACGGACAACCCGCTGGGGCGGAGGGTATCCGCCAACTTCCACCGGCACGGAGCGCCGCTGTTCCGGATCTCCGTCAAGGACCTGGACAGGGCAGGCGTGGTCCGGCTGCCGCGGTTCCGTGGCGCTGCCGGCGGAAAGCCAGCGTTCGACGACGGGACGTCCCGGAGCGTACGCACCGTCATCTGGGCGACCGGCCACAAGCCGTCGCTCGACTGGATCGAGGGACTGCCCGTGACGGACTGGGGTTGGCCGATCACCCGCCGGGGCGTGGTGCAGGAGCTGCCCGGACTGTATTTCGTGGGCATGCCGTTCCAGTACTCGCTCACGTCGGGGCTAGTAGGCGGGGTGGGCCGGGACGCGGCATACGTCGTGGACGGCATCCTGGAGCGCACCAAGGCGGGCGACCCCACGCCAGCGAAGTAG
- a CDS encoding TetR/AcrR family transcriptional regulator gives MAPVPRTTAPRITRRTAQAADTRLHIVATARELFAANGYVRTTIEGVAAESGVAVQTVYNSVGNKAALLSAVLDDAASGPNAPAQVLEFMRERTRQAPDLQALLAMLADWFVEVHQRTGTVLGVIAQAAAVDADVAKLEKARALQRLTRYHEAAAAVRERGGLTSGMSDEDAAAAIWSLGHPQAYRTLVNDAGWTPEAYREWILKALAAALA, from the coding sequence ATGGCGCCAGTACCTAGGACAACAGCTCCCCGCATCACCCGAAGGACGGCACAGGCGGCGGACACCAGGCTGCACATCGTGGCCACCGCCCGCGAGCTCTTCGCTGCCAACGGCTACGTGCGCACCACCATCGAAGGCGTTGCTGCCGAGAGCGGCGTGGCGGTGCAGACCGTCTACAACTCCGTAGGAAACAAGGCAGCACTGCTCTCAGCTGTGCTGGATGACGCCGCCTCAGGTCCGAATGCGCCGGCGCAGGTGCTGGAGTTCATGCGTGAGCGGACCCGCCAAGCTCCGGATCTTCAAGCGCTGCTGGCCATGCTGGCGGACTGGTTCGTCGAGGTGCATCAGCGGACCGGCACAGTGCTGGGCGTGATCGCGCAGGCAGCAGCCGTGGATGCCGACGTTGCGAAACTGGAAAAGGCCCGCGCCCTGCAGCGGCTGACGCGGTATCACGAGGCGGCCGCGGCGGTAAGGGAACGCGGCGGCCTGACCTCGGGCATGTCCGACGAAGACGCCGCCGCCGCCATCTGGTCCCTGGGCCATCCGCAGGCTTACCGCACCCTGGTGAACGACGCCGGATGGACCCCGGAAGCATACCGGGAGTGGATCCTCAAGGCGCTCGCCGCCGCTTTGGCATAG
- a CDS encoding carboxymuconolactone decarboxylase family protein, with translation MSIFATTPESQAFGLKAKIYDDELRSRGYVAKFTKDLSVNPEAYVAFEALISAITQKMDLRRYELVTLAAAQALGSAHCRLAHGVKALRAIDEDELVQIARDYHNAGLSPAEVAMMEYAEKLSTDAETMTDADTLDLRDHGFTDREILDITLAAGARNYMSRVLQAIAAEVDVPTKLSPQLRSALLAPLAQYGAAAKPRHRDA, from the coding sequence ATGTCCATATTCGCCACCACTCCCGAAAGCCAGGCGTTCGGCCTGAAGGCGAAGATCTACGACGACGAGCTGCGGTCCCGCGGTTATGTCGCCAAATTCACCAAGGACCTGTCGGTGAACCCGGAAGCGTACGTGGCGTTTGAAGCGCTCATCAGCGCCATCACCCAGAAAATGGATCTGCGCCGCTACGAGCTGGTCACCCTGGCCGCGGCCCAGGCGCTCGGATCGGCGCACTGCCGGCTTGCCCATGGAGTGAAAGCCTTGCGGGCGATTGACGAGGACGAGCTGGTCCAGATCGCCCGGGACTACCACAACGCGGGACTGTCACCGGCCGAGGTGGCCATGATGGAATACGCCGAAAAGCTCAGTACCGACGCCGAGACCATGACGGACGCGGACACCCTCGACCTGCGCGACCACGGCTTCACCGACCGTGAAATCCTGGACATCACGCTCGCGGCCGGCGCCCGGAACTACATGAGCCGCGTGCTGCAGGCCATCGCTGCCGAAGTGGATGTTCCCACCAAGCTCTCCCCGCAACTCCGCAGCGCTTTGCTGGCGCCCTTGGCGCAGTACGGAGCAGCCGCGAAGCCCCGCCACCGCGACGCCTGA
- a CDS encoding aminotransferase class I/II-fold pyridoxal phosphate-dependent enzyme: MAGIHDSKLSGRVDFPARARAVASIPSLLRVQGFLRTHAGRQDKPGICDFTLGNPHQMPQEAYVAALRDQLEPRNEGWFAYKTNGVEAQNAAAGSLQRLLEMPFEPDDIHLTTGGFTAIAMALKAVADPGDEVIYSLPPWFLYEPIVVEAGLVPVKVRINPETFDLDLMAIASAVTPRTRVVIVNSPNNPTGRIYPETLLVKLAAMLELASERNGRRIYLLSDEAYNRIVYDGARFHSPAEYYPYTLLAYSYGKTHLAPGQRVGYLALPPTMPDRDVLREILGALQVAMGWIYPNALLQYALPALETFTIDVAQLQRKRDRFFEELTRMGYQLHRPEGSFYLFVRSPVADDEAFAESLANHDVFVLPGVLFETPGFFRMSLTANEEMVERSLPAFAEAIRLANTS, encoded by the coding sequence ATGGCCGGTATCCACGATTCCAAGCTCTCCGGGCGGGTGGATTTCCCGGCCAGGGCACGGGCTGTCGCCTCCATTCCGTCGCTCCTCAGGGTCCAGGGATTCCTGCGCACGCATGCCGGCCGCCAGGACAAGCCGGGCATCTGCGACTTCACGCTCGGGAACCCCCATCAAATGCCGCAGGAGGCATATGTTGCGGCGTTGCGGGACCAGCTCGAACCCCGGAACGAAGGCTGGTTCGCATACAAGACCAACGGCGTCGAGGCCCAGAATGCCGCGGCGGGATCATTGCAGCGTCTGCTGGAGATGCCATTCGAGCCGGACGACATCCATTTAACAACGGGCGGCTTCACAGCCATCGCCATGGCGCTAAAGGCCGTGGCCGATCCGGGCGACGAGGTAATTTACAGCCTGCCACCATGGTTCCTTTATGAACCGATCGTCGTTGAAGCCGGGCTGGTTCCGGTCAAGGTGCGCATCAACCCCGAAACGTTCGACCTTGACCTGATGGCCATTGCCTCCGCCGTGACTCCCCGGACCAGGGTGGTGATCGTCAACAGCCCCAACAACCCCACGGGACGCATCTACCCGGAGACGTTGCTGGTGAAGCTGGCCGCCATGCTGGAGCTCGCCTCGGAACGGAACGGACGCCGGATCTACCTCCTGTCCGATGAGGCATATAACCGGATTGTGTATGACGGTGCCCGCTTCCACAGCCCGGCCGAGTACTATCCGTACACCCTGCTGGCATACTCCTACGGGAAGACGCACCTCGCGCCCGGGCAGCGGGTAGGGTACCTTGCCTTGCCGCCAACCATGCCGGACCGGGACGTCCTGCGGGAAATCCTGGGTGCGCTGCAGGTTGCCATGGGCTGGATCTACCCCAACGCCCTGCTCCAGTACGCGCTGCCCGCGCTGGAGACGTTCACCATCGACGTGGCGCAGCTGCAGCGCAAGAGGGACCGTTTCTTCGAGGAGCTGACCCGGATGGGCTACCAGCTGCACCGGCCGGAAGGCTCGTTCTACCTCTTTGTCCGCTCCCCTGTGGCCGACGACGAAGCATTCGCAGAGTCCTTGGCTAACCATGACGTGTTCGTGTTGCCGGGCGTTTTGTTCGAAACACCCGGGTTCTTCCGGATGTCACTGACCGCCAACGAGGAGATGGTGGAACGCAGCCTGCCCGCGTTCGCTGAGGCCATCCGACTCGCGAACACCAGCTAA